The genomic segment TGGGCAAGTTTGAGGACACCCAGCCTTACAGACTAACAGCTCACTGGCCTGTGAAGTGACCTCATATACACTGCTGAAAATCACTTGtgagctgacccattgacttgagtcAGTGTTCATTCGGAGTGTAGCCTACACTGGGACAGCACCCAGTTAGGACTATAGTTCGTCTTAATGAACCGTTAAAGTGTCATGCCACTACATAGTACTACCAAAAAGGCTTATTTCACCACAGTGGTCTGCATGCTTtgcccctccagctgttgtaaaaccacaACTCCCTGCATGCCCAGAGAACCTGAGACAGTCCAGTGATGTTGGGAATTAGTATTGTCCAAAAGAGGAGGAGgcgaggttgcccaccactgtttCACAGCATGCCACGTTACCATGCACAACTGCAGcccctaggcctcatgcacacaaccgtattttccaTCTCTGTGCTTTCTGCCGGTAGACACTGACCAATTCACTTCCATGGAGCCATGCACACGGCGGCACTTTTTGTGGTCCTATTTTGTTCCACATTGTGGATAAtagtcctttctattgatgggagcgaGACAAATGTGGAATACACATGGAAGGTATCTGACAGACCTGGACACTCGCCCCTACACACAGAAGGCTACAGCCATCACTGCTCTCATATGTCCTCTCTAGTTTCTCACCAACAATagactgacttataggatagccgcCTTACATCTggaggcatcagaggcagagattGTTAAAGAAGTTCTCCGGGCTTTTTAATATTGAggatctattctcaggataggtcattaatatcagattggcggagcTCCGACACCCCCGATCAGTTGTATGAGGAGACGTCGCGCACAGTGGgtacgtgccatctcccttctgtcCTCTGCTGTATGTCTATAGGAGCGCAGCAACGGACAGGAAGAGATAGGTGGGACGGCACGTGCGCGCCATCTCCCCGTACAGATGATTGGTGGCGGTAACCCgccaatctgacattgatgacctatcctgaggataggtcattaatgttaaaaagcctggacaacccctttaagagctcatgtgcacaccctcttcccaACTGCTAGGGGACCCATCCCCTGAGGTCTCCACCTACCCCCTGCCTTGTAGACTGGGGGCTTAGCACATGTGTGATGTCAGCTTTACAACCCCTTCTCAAACGTGGAGTATGGAAGCCACACTGCTGACTACGGCGGTACTCCCAGCTCTAGAGCAGTGTGTGGACTGATGCCTACAGCCTGTAAGTGGTACCAGACGAAACCGTGGAAGAGTGTAACCCACGCAATGAATGTATCCCCACACGCACACTACGTGGGGCAGACATATGTACACAAACACACTGAGACAGGACgcacatatacacacaccctgCAAGTCTGGCCGGTACCGGGAAGCACGGAGCGGGAGTCACCTGCTAGGGGTTACGTATCAGCACGGAGTCCGGCCGCGGCTGGAGTACACACTGGCACACGCACACTTAGCGGAAGGTGCTCGCCGAGAGACACAAGCACGGAGGAGAGAGGGCGCGCCGGGATGACGTCAGTCGCTCGGCAACAACTAGTGCTGTCTTGGCGCAGGGGGAGTGACGTCATCCACTGGAGCCGGAAGCGGAGCGGGAAAAGGAGAGTGTTCGCCTGCCGTTGTTTTCACTATGAGTGTGGCCGCAGGACTCTAGGAGGTATCGTGCAGGGGGCTCCTCGTGTGTACTGGGTGCTTATGGCCACGTTCACACAGTCGGtatttgaaagccaaaaccaggagtggagcctacagAGAAAAGTATAATATAAATATTTGTGCCTTTTCTGTGTTTcggatccacttctggttttggcttataaATACTGACGGAGACCTATATCAATATCACATATGTGACTTGCTGGAATATTCgggagataattttttttttaccaagtaGGTTATGAAGTTACTGATTTCTATGTCTGGTCTCTTATTATGTGACATTCCTGTTTTTTCTTGCAGGGGACAAGAAGAAGCTGCTGCCTGCGGGCGATCACCTCCTCTGGGCTTTACTGGCATGCTTCCGTCTCTTTTGCTCTGTATTATTTATCGTATTATTTCATGACATTTTTCTAGAAAATGATAGGATTTCTCTGGTCCAGAGTCTGCGGTATAGATAGCCCTGTTCGTCTCAGGcgggcagaatgcacacggagggtGCTGAGCCTGGAGCTGAATAAAGACCGAGATGTTGAACGAATGCATGAAAATGGAATTAACACTCTTGACATAGAAGCAGTGGAAGGGCGATATATGCTGTCCGGGGGCGCGGATGGGATCATTGTTCTTTATGACCTTGAAAGTTTGAGTCAGACGCCCTCTTACACATGCAGAGCGGTTGGTAAAGTGGGCAAAGGCCATCCCGATGTCCACAAGTTTAGTGTAGAGACGGTCCAGTGGTACTCGCATGACACTGGCATGTTTTCATCAAGTTCATTTGACAAGACTCTGAAAATCTGGGACACCAATTCCTTACAACTGGCAGAGGTCTTTCAGTTCGATGGGAATGTTTATAGCCACCACATGTCTCCAGTGGCAACGAAGCATAGCTTAATAGCCGTTGGgacaaaaaaccctaaagtgcAGCTCTGTGACTTGAAATCTGGCTCCAGTACACATATATTACAGGGTCATAGAGGGGAAGTCCTCTCTGTCTGCTGGTCTCCAAGATATGACTATATCTTGGCTACTGCAAGTGCCGACAGCCGGGTGAAACTGTGGGATGTCCGCAAAGCATC from the Bufo bufo chromosome 2, aBufBuf1.1, whole genome shotgun sequence genome contains:
- the ERCC8 gene encoding DNA excision repair protein ERCC-8, producing MIGFLWSRVCGIDSPVRLRRAECTRRVLSLELNKDRDVERMHENGINTLDIEAVEGRYMLSGGADGIIVLYDLESLSQTPSYTCRAVGKVGKGHPDVHKFSVETVQWYSHDTGMFSSSSFDKTLKIWDTNSLQLAEVFQFDGNVYSHHMSPVATKHSLIAVGTKNPKVQLCDLKSGSSTHILQGHRGEVLSVCWSPRYDYILATASADSRVKLWDVRKASGCLITLDQHNGEKSKSSSEATNTAHNGRVNGLCFTSDGLHLLTLGTDDRMRLWNSATGENTLVNYGKVSNDSRKGVKFTVSVGCSPEFVFVPYDSTIGLYTIHSGQKISVLRGHYNDVNCCVFQPHFQELYSGSKDCNVLAWIPAVREPLPDDDSENPRSQVHLHPAFQDTWSSSDEDG